The following nucleotide sequence is from Oscillatoria salina IIICB1.
CTCTTGCCAAAATCCCATACCAAATTATAAGTTTTCTGCCTACCTATATATGGCGGCTACTATTTCCCATTATCAAAAATAACACAATTTTAGAAATTTGTCAATATTTTTTAGACAAATGTCGTAATGAGGGGTAAAAAAATTGAGGACTGGTAATGTAACCAATCCCCAACTGAATTAAAATCTTAATTTAGCCGATTGTAGCAGAAGCGCCGGAACGAGAAGACCATAAAGCTTTAGTTTCCGACTCCCCAGCTTTTTGTAGCTGTTTAGTCATCTGGAAATTAAGTAAAACGATCGCCGTCCACTCGCCTAAAATAGCTAATAAAATTGTCGCTGTCTTCGCATATTCAGTAGCGACCACAGGTACAAACGAGAATAACCAAACTCCAGGAGCTATAGTAGGATCGACGCGGAACACAGCAAAGCAAATCAGGGGTAAAATCATAGCAGCGCCAACCGTACCCGCAGCCCAAAGCGCGCGTTTTCGCGTTTTCATCAGCAAAAGCGACTGCGCGATCGCGGCATAAAGTAAAGTAATACTAGCAGTCAGTAGCAAACCGAACAACAAAGGAACTTTATATTCCTTCAGAGGTAAAAGCAGCAAACAAGGAATGACGATCGCACAACTAATAGCTAGATTAACAGCGATCGCCAAAGTTGCCGGACTTTTTTCACCCCAAAGCAAATCTTTCACCACATTGCGACGTTGAGAGGGATTTTGGTGGCGAAAACGCGCCCAATCGTATAAAGTTTGACGATGAGGACTCAAAAGCGCGATCGTAGCTAAAAACAGTATAAAACCAAAGCCAAACAACACCGCAAAATTAGCAAACATTCCCTTGGAGTAACTTCCCCAACTCGGATTTTGGAGCGTAAAACCGAGTAAAATTAGCGTCAAACTACCCGTAACCAAATAACTTTGTAACTTACTCAGCAAAGTCTTATGAGAATCGTGGAAACGACGTTGTAAACCTTGCCAAAACCAGTAACTCCAGAAGAGATAATTAACACAGGTAAAACCGATACCCGTAACTGAATTTGACCACAAATTCAGTCCAAAAATTTGCAACTCAGCCAAATCTTTGAGATACAAATGATTCACCATTTCATGTGACATACCAGTTGCATCAACCAGATAAGGTAAAGCAACCCCAGGATATAACTGTATCAACCAATCAACCGAATTACCAGCAGTTGGATCTGGATTCATCACTATTGCTGTCATCACCGAAACGAAAAACAGCACCGCACCACTAGCAAACCAAGCTTGAAAATTACCTAAACTTGCACTTACCAATCCATAGACTAAAGCACCACTATAGAAGAAAGCGCAACTAGCAGCAAGGACAACATAGAAACTCAAAATCAAGTGTAGAGGAATTCCCGCAATTAATCCCGCAGCCAAATGCAAAGGTAAAGCTAGCAAACCAAATAAATAAAGTAAAACAGGTACGCCAAGAATTTTACCAGTCAAAATGCTGAGCGTGGTTTGGGGACTAAGACGAATAAAACCCAGAGTACCGCGACCTTCTTCCCTCGATAGATCCGAGATTAGCATATAAACGCCAACCACCAATAAAGCGAAGATACCGATAATACTCATACAAACAAACAAATCCAGCCACCACAACTGCCGATTGATGGTACTAGAAAGTAAGTTACCCGCAGCATCCTTCAAACAAAAGTTATCAATGTTAGGATAATAATCCGTATTTGGCGGATGAGCGTCAAGACAATAGCGGTCAGACGAAGTATGTTTAGTAGGTAGTAAACCCCTGTAAAACAGGTACAATAACACCTGACCAACCACAGATAAACCTACTGTAATCGCTACCGGACGCATTTTCAGCCGTCCTTTCAATTCCCGGAAAAGCTGGGGATTCCATTCACCCAAGCGATCGATTAAGCTTGATAGCATCGTCAATTCGTCTCCCAATATTGTAATTAGTTGGTAGAAACCTTGGAGAAAAGCATCTCTAGGAAGCTTGTTGATGTCCTAATTTCAGGAAAATCGTTTCTAAGTCTTCTTTGATAGAGTGAAACTCAGTTAAAGGAATTCCAGCCGCAATTAGCGATCGCAACAACTCTGCACTATCTTCTACTCCTCCTGTAAAATTAACCTTAAGACTCTTTGTTCCTGCGATTAGTTCCCACTCCTGGACAAAAGGATTATTTCTCAATTCTGCTTGTAAACTCTCCAAATCACCAAGAGTTGAGACAATAATCTGCTGATGAGACAAACGGCTATATAAATCTGCTAATGTAGTGCTTTCTACCAGATAGCCTAATTCCATAATGCCCACAGAAGAACAAAGTTCCGCTAAATCGCTGAGAACATGAGAAGAAATCAGGATAGTCATCCCTGCTTCCTGCAAAATCTTGATAATTTGACGAAATTGCATTCTGGCGATCGGATCTAAACCCGAAACTGGTTCATCTAATAGTAGTAAAATCGGTTCATGGATAATTGTCCGCGCAAGACTCAAACGTTGCTTCATCCCCCGCGACAGCGTAGAAATCAAGCTATTGCGCTTATTACTTAACTGTACCAGTTCCAAAACTTCATACAAACGCTGACGACGACGCGGTTGTCTAAGCTTGTATAACCTCGCAAAATAATCCAAATAATCCCAAACAGTCAAATCATCATAGAGAGGATAATCATCCGGGAGATAACCCAAACGCTCCTTTAGAATAGGATTACTATCATCGCGACGCAAAACTTGACCATGAATGTAAATTTCTCCCGCAGTCGGTTCCTCAGCAGCAGCTAACATTCGGATTAGCGTAGTTTTACCAGCACCATTAGGTCCAATTAAACCATAAACTTCGCCACTATCCACCTGCAAATCCAAATCGCGAACCGCAATATATCTGTCAAATTGTTTCGTCAGTCCGCGAGTATCTATCGCCAGTTCTTTTACCATAAACGTAACTCTGGAGTGGGCTGTAGAGTTAAATTATTGCCAGCTTAACCTGTTTTCTCCCGATCTGTCATGAGTGTTGCCGAAATTGAAACTGCTAAGCTGAAATACTCACAGATGTGTAGACTACTCTTCAACCATTTTTCAACACAATCAAGACTAACAAGCTAATTTATCCTCGTTTCTCTGTATTTATCTACAGTTCTTAACTGTCAATCCGGAAAAGATGATAAAATTAGACAAATATCGCTTGTATATAAAATAAAAATCGCTACTCACAAACTTAAATTAGAAATTAGCGAATCTCTGTTTTAAAAGTTAGAAAGGCTTGCACAAGCGACAAATCGATCGACTGAATCTCTGGCTATTAATTGTCTAGTCCATTACTCACCTCATGTTGCTGAAGAAGTACATCAACTCGATCGACTTCTTGAAGGAATTAATCCCGAAAATCTTCATGAAGAAATTGATTTTGTCGAAGCAGTAGGTCGTGAAATTTGGTAATTATCAAAGCTATACTCCTCAAATATAAAAGTTAATTCATATTTGTCAAGTACCTGCAATAAATATTAATACTTCCCAATCGACTAAGCTTTTAGTTAAATTTAAACTTAATTTTTCGACCCAAAAATTACCTTATTACTTAAGTTACTCGACAATCATTGACAAACACAAATTCAAGACTAACAAGCTAATTTATCCGCGTTTATCTGTGTTCATCTGTGGTTACTAATTAACTTAAAAAGAGAATTTTCACTTGAGTTACTCGACAATCATTTATAAATAAAAATTCAAGACTAACAAGCTAATTTATCTGCGTTTATCTGCGTTTATCCGTGGTTCCTAATTAACTTTAAATTTAATCTTTTCAAAAGGCTGACATTCCCAAAAATCACCTTCAATTTTAACTTCTTTTTCATCAATCCAAGCTCCCTCTACATTCAAACCATGAACATAAATTTGCAAGCTTTGATAACCAAAAGGATAATCTCCTGTTTGTTCCCAAACTAACTCTAATATATCAGCATAGCGCCGCATTTCAAAATTATCTAAACGCCATTCTTTGTAACCATCACCAGCATCGCTATACAAATTAGCAAAACTCGTTTCTTCACCCACGGGAGAGTAAAGATGCAAAATTAATTTTTCCTCTGCTTCCATTGGTAAAATACTTCCCGCTTTTACCAACAAAGGAATAATTTCCCAAGGTGCTTCGAGCTTAATTGTACTATTTCCGGCAAAGACAGTATCGTCCCAAAAATTATAATAATCACCCGCAGGGAGAATAACTTGGCGATCGCGCACTCCTTCCTCTACAATTGGACAAACTAAAAGCGCGTCACCGACAAAAAATTCATCTTCCACATCCCAAAGTCGCTCATCTGAGCTATGATGCCAAAATAAAGGACGCACTGGTGGATAACCTTTTTCAGTCGCTTCCCAAGCTAAAGTATAAAAATAAGGAATTAAGCGATACCGCAAATGCAAATATTTCCGCGTAATCTCAAGTATCTCTTCCCCATAACCCCAAGGTGTACGCGGTTTCACATTATTTGCTGAATGAGTCCGGAAAAACGGCAAAAATGCCGCCATTTGAAACCAACGTAAATATAATTCCGGTGTAGGATTACCTTTAAAACCACCAATATCTGGACCCGCGTACGGAATTCCTGATAAACTCATTCCTAGTACCGTGGGAACAGTTAAGCGCAAACCCGACCAACTGGTTTCCACATCACCAGTCCAAGTCCAAGCATAACATTGTAAACCAGCCCAACCCGAACGTGAGACAATAAAAGGACGTTGGTTAGGACAATATTCTCGCAAAGCTTCATAACCTGCTTTAGCTTGCATTAAACCATAAAGATTATGCGCTTCCAGGTGAGTACCACCTCTACCTTCGAGAAAATGCTGCGTCGGTGTCGGTAAAGTCGCATCTCCCCAAAGAGTAAATACACCTGGTTCATTCATATCATGCCAAAATCCACTGACACCTAAATCCAGTAAATATTCGTATTGACGACTCCACCAATGACGAGCGAGAGGATTGGTAAAATCAGGAAAAGCACACATTCCGGGCCACACCGGGGCGTGTAAAATTGTACCATCGGGAAGTTTGCAAAATACATCTTGAGCAATTCCTTCTCGATAAAGCTGATTGTTATCGTCTTTTTTTACCCCCGGATTGACGATCGCGATCAATTTCACATTTTTTGCTGCCAATTCTCGGTTAAAATCAGAAAGCTGAGGAAAGCGATCGGGGTCGATGGTAAAGGAACGAAATTGATCTTTACAATCAATATCGAGGTGAATTGCGCTGACTGGTAAGTTATGAGTTTCAAACCCAGCAACGACTTCTCTAACCTTCGCTTCAGTTTCGTAACCCCACCGAGATTGATGATAGCCAAATGCCCAACGAGGAGGTAAAACAGGATAACCTGTTAACTGAGCGTATCTAGTTAATAATTGTGGTGGTTCGCCAATGGTAAAGTAATAACGTAACGCACCACCTTCAAAATAAGCTGTAGCTTCTTCGTTAAACGTAAAATAACCCAAATACGAGTTTTCATAGAAAATTAAATAACTGCCTTGCTGATGTAAACCAAGGTAAACTGGAATGCAAAGATACAGAGGGTCAGTTTCAGAAGTATAAATTCCCCCAGCATCATAATGCCACATTTTATAACTTCTTTCTGGTTGCGCTCTTAAATTCAAAGAAGCAGCTCTTTCTCCTAAACCATAGATATGTTCTTCGGAGTATAATTGTCCTTGGTGTTTCCAGGCTTCATTTTGACGTTGAGGTGGTAATTCTTGACGAATAATTTTACCATCGGGATTGGCAAATTCTAAAGAACCATCAGAGGCAATTTTGACTTTCAAGTTGGAACTAGAAATGATAACTTTATCGCTATTGTTCTCAAAACTTGTCTGGACATCTTCCCAGTCATCACCAGCAATAGCATAAGCTACGGGAAGAGTTCCTGGTTTCCAGTCAATGCGAACAAAATCAGGAGTAAGGAAGGAAATTTCCAGTTCAGCTTGCTCAAATTTTAACTTAGCACCGTTGTTAACTGGTTCGCTAGTGAGTAAATTTCCTGGTGCAACCAAATCATCTTGCGGTTGAGGAGGAGAAAAACGACGTTCGACGCGATCGCGCAATCTGGAATAATATAAAGAACCGAGAAAGCGCTTTAGTTTGATTGGACGTAGATTTAAGGCAATTTGCTGATAAAGATTCATCTTCTGTCAAATTAGCACATAGCTGAATTTCTCAGTTAACAGTTAGCACGTAGCCGCATTTACCAGCGAACAGTTATCACGTAGCCGCATTTACCAGCGAACAGTTAGCAGTTAGTAGTTTATCAGACTATTCCTCCCCAATTCCCAATCCCTAATCACCAATCCCCAATACCCACCTGCAATTAAATTTTAAAGCCCTTCGGTACACTCAAAACCTTAAGCAAGATTAAATCTATCTTTCGTCGTAGCCTACAAAATTCAAATTCCCAAACACCAAAAGCCAAGGTAGGATATAAGATTGGCGAATTTTTAGGCAAAATAAACAATGAGTGGGAACTACCGCATTACTTTACTTCCTGGGGATGGTATTGGTCCAGAAATCATGGCTGTTACAGTAGAGGTGTTGAAAACTATCGGAAAGCAACACCAGCTTGAGTTTCAGTTTCAAGAAGCACTTATTGGTGGTGTTGCAATTGATGCGACAGGGAAACCTTTACCAGAAGACAGTTTAGCAATGTGTCGTGATAGCGATGCGGTACTTTTAGCAGCTATTGGTGGTTATAAGTGGGATAATTTACCTCGCGAACAACGTCCAGAAACAGGTTTATTAGGTTTAAGGGCTGGTTTGAGTTTGTTTGCAAATCTACGCCCTGCGACGATTTTACCTCAGTTAATCGATGCTTCGACGCTAAAACGAGAAATTGTTGAAGGCGTGGATATTATGGTAGTACGCGAACTCACAGGTGGTATTTACTTCGGACAACCCAAAGGGATTTTTGCGACGGAAACTGGGTCAAAACGCGGTGTAAATACAATGGCTTATACTGAAGCAGAAATTGACCGCATTGCGAAAGTTGGGTTTGAAACCGCGCAGAAAAGAAGCGGGAAACTATGTTCGGTTGATAAAGCGAATGTATTAGACGTATCTCAATTATGGCGCGATCGCGTTACTGATATCTCTACTCAATACCCTGATGTGGAATTATCTCATCTTTATGTCGATAACGCCGCCATGCAGTTAGTTCGCGCACCGAAACAGTTTGATACCATCGTTACCGGAAATATGTTCGGTGATATCCTTTCTGATGCCGCAGCGATGCTTACTGGTAGCATTGGTATGTTACCTTCTGCTAGTCTAGGTGCAGAAAATCCTGGTGTTTTTGAACCCGTACACGGTTCCGCACCCGATATCGCAAACCAAGATAAAGCTAACCCTTTAGCGCAAGTTTTGAGCGCAGCAATGATGTTACGCTACGGTTTAAATGAACCCCAAGCCGCAGCTAAAATTGAAGCAGCAGTCATGCAAGTTCTCGATCGCGGTTATCGCACTGGTGATATTATGTCTGAGGGTATGCAGCTTGTCGGCTGCAAAGAAATGGGAGAAGCTTTGCTCAAAGCATTAGCAGCATAGCTATTCGCCATTTAAAAGCTATTTTCAGTAAATGCGAAATCTTGGTAGTGCGACCATCTTGGTCGCTACTCATACCATTTACATAAACTAATGCTACAGACGCACCCCCTGTAGAAAGGTTGCATTTTAGTCTCTACACAATTTAAGGTAGCGTAGATAAAGCAAATTGGTATCAGATACAATTCAAATACGATCTCGCTTCGCAACAATTTTTGGCAAATCTTGATTATTGTGGGTAGAGACGTAGCATTGCTATGTCTCTACAGCGCAACCGTCGCTACATCTGTACTTATTAACCAAATGGGAAATTAAACAATAATCGTCGAGTAGGTGTTACTATCAGGTCAATCACTAAATCTTTGAACTGATATGGCGGTTCTTCCGGTGTTGCTAGACCCCACCACGCTTAAAGCTGCTCAAAGGATTTATCGTACTTATTTGGAAGTGCATAAAAATAGCACTCAAACTGCTTTAGGTGTTGTAATTGACCCTTACACCTTACGAGGTTTTGTTATCCTCCGACGTAAACCAGCTTTGTTACCAGGAGAGTATTTTGTGCCAATTGAACAGTTAGAATAACAATTAGCAAATATTTCAGCTTCGCTGGTGTAGAAATTTAGCCTAGTATGTCTCTAGCTAGCATCATAATCTTGTCGAGACTTTGCCTGCAATGTCTCTAAATAACATCTCTAAATCAAGCCAAATTACCTATTTGATTAAGTCTGAATGGAAAATTCATTTGGGTCTATTCCCCAGTTTATCCAAGTAATTGCTTCTTGGGCTGTTTGTAAGGTTGGGGGAACTCGCAGAACATGAATTTGTCCCGTACTCGGACAATTCATTTTTAATAGTTGAATTGGTTCGATATCAAGTTCGTCATTTATCTTTAACAGTTCGTATTCTTGCCAAGAATCTAAACAAATTGTTTGCAAGTCTTGACAAATTTTCTCGTAACCGATTCTTTGAATTAATACTCGTCGAAGTTCGGCGTTATTTTCTTCTAACAGCCATTTTGCTTGCCACAAATTCGGACTAATTTTACCATATTTTTCTGGCAAAGTTACCCCATGATAAGCATAGACTTTAAATCCATCAGTAAATTCAATTGCAGGTTTACCTTCTGCGTGGAGAAGCTGTTGATTATCAAAGGAAAGTTGCCGAGGACGATCGCAAATTAAGCAAAGATTTTTATAAGGATAAATCCAGCCACAATTTAGACATAGTTGTTCGA
It contains:
- a CDS encoding ABC transporter permease — translated: MLSSLIDRLGEWNPQLFRELKGRLKMRPVAITVGLSVVGQVLLYLFYRGLLPTKHTSSDRYCLDAHPPNTDYYPNIDNFCLKDAAGNLLSSTINRQLWWLDLFVCMSIIGIFALLVVGVYMLISDLSREEGRGTLGFIRLSPQTTLSILTGKILGVPVLLYLFGLLALPLHLAAGLIAGIPLHLILSFYVVLAASCAFFYSGALVYGLVSASLGNFQAWFASGAVLFFVSVMTAIVMNPDPTAGNSVDWLIQLYPGVALPYLVDATGMSHEMVNHLYLKDLAELQIFGLNLWSNSVTGIGFTCVNYLFWSYWFWQGLQRRFHDSHKTLLSKLQSYLVTGSLTLILLGFTLQNPSWGSYSKGMFANFAVLFGFGFILFLATIALLSPHRQTLYDWARFRHQNPSQRRNVVKDLLWGEKSPATLAIAVNLAISCAIVIPCLLLLPLKEYKVPLLFGLLLTASITLLYAAIAQSLLLMKTRKRALWAAGTVGAAMILPLICFAVFRVDPTIAPGVWLFSFVPVVATEYAKTATILLAILGEWTAIVLLNFQMTKQLQKAGESETKALWSSRSGASATIG
- a CDS encoding ABC transporter ATP-binding protein, whose product is MVKELAIDTRGLTKQFDRYIAVRDLDLQVDSGEVYGLIGPNGAGKTTLIRMLAAAEEPTAGEIYIHGQVLRRDDSNPILKERLGYLPDDYPLYDDLTVWDYLDYFARLYKLRQPRRRQRLYEVLELVQLSNKRNSLISTLSRGMKQRLSLARTIIHEPILLLLDEPVSGLDPIARMQFRQIIKILQEAGMTILISSHVLSDLAELCSSVGIMELGYLVESTTLADLYSRLSHQQIIVSTLGDLESLQAELRNNPFVQEWELIAGTKSLKVNFTGGVEDSAELLRSLIAAGIPLTEFHSIKEDLETIFLKLGHQQAS
- a CDS encoding glycoside hydrolase family 31 protein, which gives rise to MNLYQQIALNLRPIKLKRFLGSLYYSRLRDRVERRFSPPQPQDDLVAPGNLLTSEPVNNGAKLKFEQAELEISFLTPDFVRIDWKPGTLPVAYAIAGDDWEDVQTSFENNSDKVIISSSNLKVKIASDGSLEFANPDGKIIRQELPPQRQNEAWKHQGQLYSEEHIYGLGERAASLNLRAQPERSYKMWHYDAGGIYTSETDPLYLCIPVYLGLHQQGSYLIFYENSYLGYFTFNEEATAYFEGGALRYYFTIGEPPQLLTRYAQLTGYPVLPPRWAFGYHQSRWGYETEAKVREVVAGFETHNLPVSAIHLDIDCKDQFRSFTIDPDRFPQLSDFNRELAAKNVKLIAIVNPGVKKDDNNQLYREGIAQDVFCKLPDGTILHAPVWPGMCAFPDFTNPLARHWWSRQYEYLLDLGVSGFWHDMNEPGVFTLWGDATLPTPTQHFLEGRGGTHLEAHNLYGLMQAKAGYEALREYCPNQRPFIVSRSGWAGLQCYAWTWTGDVETSWSGLRLTVPTVLGMSLSGIPYAGPDIGGFKGNPTPELYLRWFQMAAFLPFFRTHSANNVKPRTPWGYGEEILEITRKYLHLRYRLIPYFYTLAWEATEKGYPPVRPLFWHHSSDERLWDVEDEFFVGDALLVCPIVEEGVRDRQVILPAGDYYNFWDDTVFAGNSTIKLEAPWEIIPLLVKAGSILPMEAEEKLILHLYSPVGEETSFANLYSDAGDGYKEWRLDNFEMRRYADILELVWEQTGDYPFGYQSLQIYVHGLNVEGAWIDEKEVKIEGDFWECQPFEKIKFKVN
- the leuB gene encoding 3-isopropylmalate dehydrogenase, yielding MSGNYRITLLPGDGIGPEIMAVTVEVLKTIGKQHQLEFQFQEALIGGVAIDATGKPLPEDSLAMCRDSDAVLLAAIGGYKWDNLPREQRPETGLLGLRAGLSLFANLRPATILPQLIDASTLKREIVEGVDIMVVRELTGGIYFGQPKGIFATETGSKRGVNTMAYTEAEIDRIAKVGFETAQKRSGKLCSVDKANVLDVSQLWRDRVTDISTQYPDVELSHLYVDNAAMQLVRAPKQFDTIVTGNMFGDILSDAAAMLTGSIGMLPSASLGAENPGVFEPVHGSAPDIANQDKANPLAQVLSAAMMLRYGLNEPQAAAKIEAAVMQVLDRGYRTGDIMSEGMQLVGCKEMGEALLKALAA